The Candidatus Binatota bacterium genome has a segment encoding these proteins:
- a CDS encoding lipid-transfer protein, whose amino-acid sequence MPTTLKNEAAIAGIGQTEFSKNSGRSELQLACEAVSAALDDCGLDPGEVDGLTTFTMDTTDEVELAQNVGLGDLTFFSRIPYGGGAAIGVMQQAAMAVATGVANYVVVYRAFNERSGHRYSAGVGEGIVTADLVHWGWYMSVGLLTPASWVAMFTQRYMHEYGVTELDLARVAVVTRKHAVNNPAAFFYEKELTIDEHHDSRWIVEPLRLFDCCQESDGGCACIVTTPERARDLAKRPAMIRGVAEAATRGQENMTSFYRPSISYLPETDLVAKQVYEQSGLEVDDIDAAIIYDAFTPIVLWQLESWGFCGRGEAGDFVGDGNLELDGRLPTNTHGGQLSEAYIHGMNGVNEGVRLIRGESVNQPERNDHVLVTGGVGVPTSGMILGQPD is encoded by the coding sequence ATGCCCACCACCCTCAAGAACGAAGCCGCGATAGCTGGTATCGGTCAGACCGAGTTCTCCAAGAACTCGGGTCGCTCCGAACTGCAGCTCGCCTGCGAGGCCGTGAGTGCCGCCCTTGACGACTGCGGGTTAGACCCCGGCGAGGTCGACGGCCTGACGACCTTTACCATGGACACCACCGACGAGGTGGAACTGGCGCAGAACGTCGGCCTGGGCGACCTCACGTTCTTCAGCCGCATACCATACGGCGGCGGGGCCGCCATCGGTGTGATGCAGCAAGCGGCCATGGCCGTGGCAACGGGCGTGGCTAACTACGTGGTCGTGTACCGCGCATTTAACGAACGCTCGGGCCACCGCTACAGCGCCGGCGTGGGCGAGGGCATCGTCACGGCCGACCTCGTGCACTGGGGATGGTACATGTCGGTGGGCCTGCTTACGCCCGCGAGCTGGGTGGCCATGTTCACGCAGCGCTACATGCACGAATACGGCGTCACCGAGCTCGACCTCGCGCGCGTGGCTGTCGTTACCCGCAAGCACGCGGTCAACAACCCGGCCGCGTTCTTCTACGAGAAAGAACTCACCATCGACGAACACCACGACAGCCGCTGGATCGTTGAGCCCCTGCGACTGTTCGACTGTTGCCAGGAAAGCGACGGCGGCTGCGCGTGCATTGTCACCACGCCCGAACGCGCCCGCGATCTCGCAAAGAGACCGGCCATGATACGCGGTGTAGCCGAGGCCGCCACGCGCGGGCAGGAAAACATGACGAGCTTCTACCGACCCAGCATAAGCTACCTGCCCGAGACTGACCTCGTGGCCAAGCAGGTCTACGAGCAGTCGGGGCTTGAAGTCGACGACATCGACGCTGCCATCATCTACGACGCTTTCACACCGATAGTACTGTGGCAGTTGGAGAGCTGGGGCTTCTGCGGTCGCGGAGAAGCCGGCGACTTCGTGGGCGACGGCAACCTCGAACTCGACGGGCGGCTTCCCACCAACACCCACGGCGGGCAACTGAGCGAAGCCTACATACACGGCATGAACGGCGTCAACGAGGGCGTGCGCTTGATACGCGGCGAGTCGGTCAACCAGCCCGAGCGCAACGACCACGTGCTGGTCACCGGCGGCGTGGGCGTGCCCACCAGCGGGATGATACTGGGGCAACCCGACTGA
- a CDS encoding steroid 3-ketoacyl-CoA thiolase, whose protein sequence is MPEAVIVEALRSPIARGKRGRGQLSGLHAADLLGRVQAALCEKAGLEATDVDQIIGGCVTQAGEQSNNIARHAWLSQGSDWTVAGTTIDTQCGSGQQANNIVSALVGSGQIDAGIACGVEVMSHVGLGANAINGPGFFQTDPWPWDSPLDQFTAAERIADNRGITREDCDALALASQHKAARARDEGRFDREILAVEAPVVDDQGQPLEGTITVTQDQGIRESTAEGLAGLAPVSEGGRHTAGNSSQISDGAAAVLWMSADGAREKGLRPRARIRSAVVTGADPYFLLDGPVTATEKLLARTGMSISDFDLFEVNEAFSAVVLSWLRTVGADEEKLNVNGGAIALGHPVGCTGSRLIVTALHELERRDASTALISMCCGSAIGTATVIERI, encoded by the coding sequence ATGCCCGAAGCAGTAATAGTTGAAGCGTTGAGAAGCCCGATAGCGCGCGGCAAGCGCGGACGAGGTCAGCTGAGCGGCTTGCACGCCGCCGACCTGCTGGGCCGCGTGCAGGCAGCCCTCTGCGAGAAGGCCGGCCTCGAGGCCACCGACGTTGACCAGATAATCGGGGGTTGCGTCACGCAGGCAGGCGAACAGTCGAACAACATCGCGCGCCACGCCTGGCTATCGCAGGGCAGCGACTGGACCGTGGCCGGCACCACCATCGACACGCAGTGCGGCAGCGGGCAGCAAGCCAATAATATAGTGTCGGCACTGGTGGGATCAGGCCAGATCGACGCGGGCATAGCCTGCGGCGTAGAAGTCATGAGCCACGTGGGCCTGGGGGCCAACGCGATCAACGGCCCGGGGTTTTTTCAGACCGACCCCTGGCCCTGGGACAGCCCGCTCGACCAGTTTACCGCGGCCGAGCGCATAGCAGACAACCGCGGCATCACGCGCGAAGACTGCGACGCATTGGCACTGGCCTCGCAACACAAGGCCGCCCGTGCCCGCGACGAGGGCCGCTTCGATCGAGAGATCCTGGCTGTTGAAGCCCCCGTGGTGGACGACCAGGGACAGCCGCTTGAAGGAACCATCACTGTCACCCAGGACCAGGGCATACGCGAAAGCACGGCCGAGGGGCTGGCCGGGCTCGCGCCCGTGAGTGAGGGCGGCCGTCACACGGCGGGCAACAGCAGCCAGATAAGCGACGGCGCGGCAGCCGTGCTGTGGATGTCGGCCGACGGTGCGCGTGAAAAGGGCCTGCGTCCCCGGGCGCGCATACGCTCCGCGGTGGTGACCGGCGCCGACCCTTACTTCCTGCTCGACGGGCCGGTTACGGCGACCGAAAAGCTGCTGGCCCGAACCGGCATGAGCATAAGCGACTTCGACCTCTTCGAAGTCAACGAAGCTTTTTCTGCCGTGGTGTTGTCATGGCTGCGCACGGTGGGAGCCGACGAAGAAAAGCTCAACGTCAACGGCGGTGCCATAGCCCTCGGACACCCGGTGGGATGCACCGGTAGCCGGCTCATTGTCACCGCCCTGCACGAACTCGAGCGCCGCGACGCCTCTACCGCTTTGATCAGCATGTGCTGTGGCTCGGCCATAGGCACGGCCACGGTCATCGAACGCATCTGA
- a CDS encoding c-type cytochrome: protein MTEGMKKYHGGSAGVARALVLGLSCCLLAVAVSAQASGDSRWKSHFPNIELTNHDGEKRMFYDDLVEGKVVAINFIYTSCPSSCPAETAKLAQVQQILGDAVGRDVFLYSITIDPENDTVEVLNDYREKFHAGPGWEFLTGKQEDIDSLRKKLGLFIEEIQDDDGDHNLSFVAGNERTGQWVKRSPYDNASSLAHLIGYKLTGRRRTTGVRNYANAPDLPVFTRGEYLFRTRCTSCHTMGGGDLVGPDLLGVVARRDRAWLERWLKVPDQVLAEKDPLAMELYEKYDQLAMPNLELNDIDVRDLMEFMRRDGRPLASAPGAIPGTEPTAGLQ, encoded by the coding sequence ATGACGGAGGGCATGAAAAAGTATCATGGAGGGTCGGCCGGGGTGGCCCGGGCTCTAGTGCTCGGACTGTCGTGCTGCCTGCTGGCGGTAGCGGTGTCCGCGCAGGCGTCTGGCGATTCACGCTGGAAATCGCATTTTCCCAACATCGAACTGACCAACCACGACGGGGAGAAGAGAATGTTCTACGACGACCTGGTCGAGGGCAAGGTCGTAGCGATCAACTTCATCTACACCAGTTGCCCCAGCTCATGCCCGGCCGAGACGGCCAAACTCGCGCAGGTGCAACAGATCCTGGGTGACGCCGTGGGCCGCGACGTGTTTCTCTACTCGATCACCATCGACCCGGAGAACGACACTGTCGAGGTGCTCAACGACTACCGCGAGAAGTTCCACGCCGGTCCCGGCTGGGAGTTTCTGACCGGCAAGCAGGAGGACATCGACTCGCTGCGCAAGAAGCTCGGGCTCTTTATCGAGGAGATACAGGACGACGACGGCGACCATAACCTGAGCTTTGTAGCCGGCAACGAGCGCACCGGGCAGTGGGTAAAACGCTCGCCCTACGACAACGCGTCTTCGCTGGCCCACCTTATCGGCTACAAGCTGACCGGACGTCGTCGCACGACCGGGGTGCGCAACTACGCCAACGCGCCCGATCTACCGGTTTTCACCCGAGGCGAGTACCTGTTTCGTACTCGGTGCACGTCCTGCCACACCATGGGGGGGGGCGACCTGGTGGGCCCGGACCTGCTGGGCGTGGTGGCCCGGCGCGACCGCGCCTGGCTGGAGCGCTGGCTCAAGGTGCCAGACCAGGTGCTGGCCGAAAAAGACCCGCTGGCAATGGAACTGTACGAAAAATACGACCAGCTCGCCATGCCCAACCTGGAGCTCAACGACATCGACGTTCGTGACCTGATGGAGTTCATGCGGCGCGACGGACGCCCCCTGGCGTCTGCCCCCGGAGCGATACCCGGCACCGAACCCACGGCCGGCCTTCAGTAA